CGCCGGGCGAGAGCTTCGTGGAGTACGCCGACCGGGTGGGCGCCGACCGCTTCGTGCCGGACACCGTGCTGGACGGTGGAAAGGAACTGGTGAACGCGTGAGCGCTTCCCCCTCACTCCCCGCTTCGCAAGGCCCTCTGCCACAGGGGGAGAGGGTTAATAAGGCTGGCCGCGTCGTCTGGTTCACCGGCCTCTCCGGCGCGGGCAAAAGCACCCTGGCGACGGCCCTGTTTGAAGAACTGTCGGCGCGCGGCGAAGCGGTGGAACTGCTTGACGGTGACGCTGTGCGCGAGAACCTGTCCAAAGGGCTGGGCTTTTCCAGGGAGGACCGCGACACCAACGTGCGCCGCATCGCCTTCGTGGCGGGGCTGCTCGCCAAGCACGGGGTGACGGTATTGGTCAGCGCCATCAGCCCCTACGCCGACACCCGCCGCGAGGTGCTCGCCAGCTTGCCGAACGCGCTGGAAGTGTTCGTGGACGCGCCGCTGGAAGTCGTCACCGAGCGCGACGTGAAGGGGCTGTACCTCAAGGCGCTCGCCGGAGAAATCCCGCACTTTACCGGCGTCTCCGACCCTTATGAGGCGCCCGAGAATCCCGACCTGCACCTGCGGACTGACCGCATCAGTGTGGAGGACGGGGTGCAACAACTGCTGGGGAGGCTGAGTGATGACCGCTGAAGTAAGAACTCCCGAACAGGGCGGCGGGCCTCTAACGACTGAGCCGCGCGCGCCCCGCAGCGCACCGGGACATGCCGACGCTTCGGCCCCCGCTTTTGGCCCCGAAACCGACCCGCGCGACATCATCCGCTGGGCGCTGGCCGCGCACCCCGACCTGCTGATGCCGAGTGCGTTCAACCTCAACGGCGTGGTGCTGCTCGACCTCGCGGCGCAGGCGGGCTACCGGGGCGAAGTCGTCTTTGTGGACACCGGCTACCACTTTCCCGAAACGCTGGCGACCCGTGACCGGCTGGAAAGCCGCTACCCTGAGCTGACCTTCGTGACCCTGAACGCGGGCGCCTCGCCGGATGACGGACAGACGCCCCCCGATCTCTACGCCAGCGACCCCGATGCCTGTTGCGCGGCCCGCAAGGTGGACCCCTTGCAGCGCTACTTGAAGGAGCAAGGTCCCTCGGCGCTCCTCAACGCCCGCAGCCGCGATCAGGCGAGCACCCGCGCCGACATCCCCTTTGTGGAGGAAGGCGGCGCCCGGCGCCGGGTCAACCCGCTGGCCCACTGGACCCGCGAGCAGCTCGAGGCCTACGCCGCCGAGCACGACCTGCCGGTCAACCCGCTGTACTTCGACGGCTTTCTGAGCATCGGCTGCTGGCCCTGCACCCGCGCCGTGAAACCCGGCGAAGATGCCCGCGCCGGACGCTGGGCAGGCAAAGGCAAGACCGAATGCGGACTGTGGCAGGGCGAGAACAAGTTGTAAGGGCCCCGGCTTTCAGAGGCCTTTCTTTTTCACTGATCAATTGACCTTTCCCATCAACTATCAACCCTCGATCAGCTTCCCCTGACCATCAACGGAGACCCCGCATGACGACCTTCCAAACCGCTCCCGTCACCCTTCCCACGCCTCTGGGCGGTTCGCTGGTGCGCCGCATCTGGCGGCCCGGTCAGGACTTCGACCCCGCTGAACTCGCGGGCCGGCCCCGGCTGGAGCTGAGCAGCCGCAGTCTCGCCGACCTCGAAATGATTGCGACGGGAGCCTACTCGCCGCTCACTGGCTTTGTGGGCGAGGCCGATTACCTCAGCATCATCGAGCACTTGCGGCTGGCGGACGGCACGCCCTGGAGCCTGCCCATCACGCTGCCGGTCACGGCGGAGCAGGCAGCCGGGCTGAGTGGCCGGGTGGTTCTGACCCACGGCGGCGAGCCGGTCGGGACCCTCGACATCGAGGAA
The nucleotide sequence above comes from Deinococcus radiodurans R1 = ATCC 13939 = DSM 20539. Encoded proteins:
- the cysC gene encoding adenylyl-sulfate kinase — translated: MPQGERVNKAGRVVWFTGLSGAGKSTLATALFEELSARGEAVELLDGDAVRENLSKGLGFSREDRDTNVRRIAFVAGLLAKHGVTVLVSAISPYADTRREVLASLPNALEVFVDAPLEVVTERDVKGLYLKALAGEIPHFTGVSDPYEAPENPDLHLRTDRISVEDGVQQLLGRLSDDR
- a CDS encoding phosphoadenylyl-sulfate reductase, which encodes MTAEVRTPEQGGGPLTTEPRAPRSAPGHADASAPAFGPETDPRDIIRWALAAHPDLLMPSAFNLNGVVLLDLAAQAGYRGEVVFVDTGYHFPETLATRDRLESRYPELTFVTLNAGASPDDGQTPPDLYASDPDACCAARKVDPLQRYLKEQGPSALLNARSRDQASTRADIPFVEEGGARRRVNPLAHWTREQLEAYAAEHDLPVNPLYFDGFLSIGCWPCTRAVKPGEDARAGRWAGKGKTECGLWQGENKL